In the Mycolicibacterium thermoresistibile genome, one interval contains:
- a CDS encoding SDR family NAD(P)-dependent oxidoreductase, which yields MEFQGLHVLVTGGTGGIGLACARAFAEAGAEVTVTGRDAGRGAAAAGAHPRLRFIRGDLADLASVQNLIRYADAVDVLVNNAASFPGALTVEQDAESFTRTFATNVTGTYFLTAGLIPGMLARGRGSIVNITSMVATKAVPGASVYSSSKAAVESLTRSWAVEFAAHGIRVNAVAPGPTSTDGVATEWGETNEALGRALPIGRTADPDEIAQAVVFLASSRASFITGAVLHVDGGGIAV from the coding sequence ATGGAATTCCAGGGGCTTCATGTGCTGGTGACCGGAGGCACCGGCGGTATCGGGCTGGCCTGCGCCCGCGCGTTCGCCGAAGCCGGCGCCGAGGTCACCGTGACCGGTCGCGACGCCGGCCGCGGCGCGGCAGCGGCCGGAGCGCATCCGCGCCTCCGGTTCATCCGGGGCGATCTGGCCGACCTCGCATCGGTGCAGAACCTCATCCGGTATGCCGACGCCGTGGACGTCCTGGTGAACAACGCGGCGAGCTTCCCCGGCGCACTGACCGTCGAGCAGGACGCCGAGTCGTTCACCCGGACCTTCGCCACCAACGTCACCGGCACGTACTTTCTGACGGCGGGCCTGATCCCGGGCATGCTGGCGCGTGGACGCGGCAGCATCGTCAACATCACCTCGATGGTGGCCACCAAGGCAGTTCCGGGGGCCTCGGTGTACAGCTCGTCCAAGGCCGCGGTCGAATCGCTCACCCGCTCATGGGCCGTCGAATTCGCGGCCCACGGCATCCGGGTCAACGCGGTCGCCCCGGGGCCGACGAGCACCGACGGGGTGGCCACCGAGTGGGGCGAGACCAACGAGGCTCTGGGCCGGGCCCTGCCCATCGGCCGCACCGCCGATCCCGACGAGATCGCCCAGGCCGTCGTGTTCCTGGCATCGTCGCGCGCCAGCTTCATCACCGGAGCGGTGCTGCACGTCGACGGCGGGGGGATCGCGGTCTGA
- a CDS encoding DUF1254 domain-containing protein codes for MSRRANAAAALVAALVAMPALITASACSSSNSPPPRPGTTGGAAADDVSAIAVQTYVYTYPLVAVEVTRRQSTNVAATDPSTGAAPMNQLAHLGFLPTAEFTGVVRPNVDTLYTSMFFDVSAEPLIVTVPPMGDRYHLFPLLDMWTNVDASPGTRTVDDAGTGYEFAIVGPNWHGDLPEGVREYRSATDAGWMIGRIQVNGPEDMPAVIDLQNAMTAVPLSAHGTPYEPPGNADLRPDWPRGREVSRYIHDLSPQQYWDLFYSGLSHDQPRPGDEVLLERLAAVGWSPTEKLDLAQLPDDERDVWEQAWPQALSQIEVDLGSEEVNGWLLARTGLGDYGTDYATRAVVAHGGLGANLPSDAVYPTVRVDDTGAQLNAANDYVLRFSPEDLPPVRGFWSLTLYDDRGFFVDNPLDRYALRGERLTTNPDGSVDVYVRHEPPGSDREANWLPTPETGDFNLMLRLYWPEAEILDGGWNPPPVQILQ; via the coding sequence ATGAGCCGGCGCGCGAATGCGGCGGCGGCGCTCGTGGCGGCGCTCGTGGCGATGCCCGCTCTGATCACCGCCTCCGCATGCTCGTCGAGCAACTCTCCTCCGCCGCGGCCCGGCACCACCGGCGGTGCGGCCGCTGACGACGTCTCGGCCATCGCGGTTCAGACCTACGTCTACACCTACCCGCTGGTGGCGGTCGAGGTCACCCGACGCCAGTCGACCAACGTTGCGGCTACCGACCCGTCGACGGGCGCAGCCCCGATGAATCAGCTTGCCCACCTGGGGTTTCTGCCGACAGCCGAGTTCACGGGAGTGGTGCGGCCCAACGTCGACACGCTGTACACCTCGATGTTCTTCGATGTGTCGGCCGAGCCGTTGATCGTCACCGTCCCGCCCATGGGAGACCGCTACCACCTGTTCCCGCTGCTGGACATGTGGACCAACGTCGACGCCTCACCCGGGACCCGCACCGTCGACGACGCCGGCACCGGTTATGAGTTCGCGATCGTCGGGCCGAACTGGCACGGTGACCTGCCCGAGGGTGTGCGGGAGTACCGGTCGGCCACCGACGCGGGCTGGATGATCGGCCGGATCCAGGTCAACGGCCCCGAGGACATGCCCGCGGTCATCGACCTGCAGAACGCGATGACGGCGGTTCCGCTCAGCGCCCACGGCACCCCCTACGAGCCACCCGGCAACGCTGACCTGCGGCCGGACTGGCCCCGGGGCCGGGAGGTGTCCCGCTACATTCACGACCTGTCGCCACAGCAGTACTGGGACCTGTTCTATTCGGGGCTCTCCCACGATCAGCCCCGGCCCGGCGACGAGGTCCTGCTGGAGCGGCTCGCCGCCGTCGGTTGGAGTCCGACCGAGAAGCTCGATCTGGCGCAGCTTCCCGACGACGAGCGCGACGTCTGGGAGCAGGCCTGGCCGCAGGCGTTGAGCCAGATCGAGGTGGACCTGGGCAGCGAGGAGGTCAACGGGTGGCTGCTCGCCCGCACCGGCCTGGGGGATTACGGCACCGACTACGCGACCCGCGCCGTCGTCGCACACGGCGGGCTGGGCGCCAACCTGCCCTCCGACGCCGTGTACCCGACGGTCCGCGTCGATGACACCGGTGCCCAACTCAACGCCGCGAACGACTATGTACTGCGGTTCTCCCCTGAGGATCTGCCGCCGGTGCGTGGCTTCTGGTCGCTGACCCTCTACGACGACCGCGGCTTCTTCGTCGACAACCCGCTCGACCGGTACGCCCTGCGCGGCGAACGGCTGACCACGAATCCGGACGGCTCCGTCGACGTCTACGTGCGGCACGAGCCACCCGGCTCGGACAGAGAGGCCAACTGGCTGCCCACACCGGAGACCGGCGACTTCAACCTGATGTTGCGGCTGTACTGGCCCGAAGCGGAGATTCTGGACGGCGGTTGGAATCCGCCACCGGTCCAGATCCTCCAGTAG
- a CDS encoding SDR family oxidoreductase: MRIVVIGGTGRIGAQVVTGLVEHGHRAVAAAPSTGVDAFTGEGLRTALTGADVVVDVSNSPTFDDAAAQEFFRVSTANLLAAEAEAGASHHVALSVVGTDALARQSGYFQAKLLQENLIGAGPVPFTIVRATQFFEFLATIADSATLNGVVRLPDVLIQPMATADVAEAVAVAAVSPPVNGIVEVGGPAQYRLPELIRTALTAHGDTREVLGDPNARYWGVDIDERTLVPGDAAPDFDVRFEDWLLASAAENRR, from the coding sequence ATGAGGATCGTCGTCATCGGCGGCACCGGACGAATCGGTGCGCAGGTTGTCACCGGACTGGTCGAGCACGGACACCGAGCGGTGGCCGCGGCGCCGTCAACGGGTGTCGACGCCTTCACCGGGGAGGGCCTCCGCACAGCGCTGACCGGCGCCGACGTGGTCGTGGATGTCTCGAATTCACCCACGTTCGACGACGCTGCCGCCCAGGAGTTCTTCCGAGTGTCCACTGCGAATCTCTTGGCTGCGGAGGCGGAGGCCGGTGCGTCACATCATGTGGCGTTGTCGGTCGTGGGCACCGATGCACTGGCGCGTCAAAGCGGGTACTTCCAAGCAAAGCTGTTGCAGGAAAACCTGATCGGCGCCGGCCCGGTGCCGTTTACCATCGTGCGGGCCACGCAGTTCTTCGAATTCCTCGCCACCATAGCCGATTCGGCGACTCTGAACGGTGTCGTCCGCCTACCGGACGTGCTGATCCAGCCGATGGCCACGGCCGATGTCGCCGAAGCGGTCGCCGTCGCGGCCGTGAGCCCACCGGTCAACGGCATCGTGGAGGTCGGTGGACCCGCACAGTACCGACTACCCGAACTCATCCGCACCGCGCTGACGGCGCACGGCGACACCCGCGAGGTGCTGGGCGACCCGAACGCGCGGTACTGGGGTGTCGACATCGACGAGCGCACACTGGTTCCCGGCGACGCCGCGCCGGATTTCGACGTTCGGTTCGAGGATTGGCTGCTGGCAAGCGCAGCCGAGAACCGACGATGA
- a CDS encoding sigma-70 family RNA polymerase sigma factor, with product MTASIPSARIQPDSALKARFAAEVGPLIDVLSRGARRLARTDADAEDLLQDTLMRAFVGFGSFEEGTNLKAWLFCIQHNQWINDHRRRQRRPAEVSLDVLTDREVANHDTHARTAAPSAEREVLESLPDSGIRAAMEQLSEGSRTVLYYADVEGCTYSETAARMNIPIGTVMSRASRARSQLRRALQGMAATTPAA from the coding sequence ATGACCGCATCCATCCCCTCTGCCCGGATCCAACCCGACAGCGCGCTGAAGGCGAGATTCGCCGCGGAGGTCGGACCGCTGATCGACGTGTTGTCGCGGGGAGCGCGCCGGCTGGCCCGCACCGACGCCGATGCCGAGGATCTGCTCCAGGACACGCTGATGCGCGCCTTCGTCGGGTTCGGATCCTTCGAAGAGGGCACCAACCTCAAAGCGTGGTTGTTCTGCATCCAGCACAACCAGTGGATCAACGACCACCGACGTCGGCAACGGCGCCCGGCCGAGGTGTCCCTCGACGTCCTCACCGATCGGGAAGTGGCGAACCACGACACCCATGCGCGCACCGCAGCGCCGTCGGCGGAACGCGAGGTGCTGGAGTCCCTGCCCGACAGCGGGATCCGCGCCGCGATGGAGCAACTGTCCGAGGGATCTCGAACGGTGCTGTACTACGCCGACGTCGAGGGCTGCACCTACTCGGAGACTGCTGCCAGGATGAACATCCCGATCGGCACGGTGATGTCTCGCGCCTCCCGGGCACGTTCCCAGCTACGGCGCGCGCTGCAGGGTATGGCCGCGACAACGCCGGCCGCCTGA
- a CDS encoding glycoside hydrolase family 16 protein, with amino-acid sequence MNRRQAMMMLGFGAVAAALPLPQAGAQPVLDAPAPGPDTPEAASGPGLLFADEFDGPAGSPPDPAKWFIVPERETIRNPVEWDKPYNMGRYVTDQEHVFHDGNGNLVIRATRGPGANIREKYASAKIVGLWRGGVGTTWEARVKLNCLTDGAWPAFWLLNDDPVRGAEIDIFEWYGNRDWPSGATVHAKLDGTMFQTQNYPVDSAWHTWRMTWLPSGMYFWQDYEPGKEPFFTVLANSLPEWPFNDPGYTMVPVFNIAVGGSGGREPAGGSYPADMIIDWIRVF; translated from the coding sequence ATGAACCGCCGTCAAGCGATGATGATGCTGGGATTCGGTGCGGTCGCCGCCGCGCTGCCGCTTCCGCAGGCCGGCGCGCAGCCGGTGCTCGATGCGCCGGCTCCGGGACCGGACACACCGGAGGCGGCCTCCGGGCCTGGTCTGCTGTTCGCCGACGAGTTCGACGGGCCGGCGGGGTCGCCCCCGGATCCGGCGAAGTGGTTCATCGTTCCGGAGCGGGAGACGATCCGGAACCCGGTCGAATGGGACAAGCCGTACAACATGGGCCGCTACGTCACCGACCAGGAGCACGTCTTCCACGACGGCAACGGCAACCTGGTCATCCGTGCCACCCGCGGCCCGGGGGCGAACATCCGGGAGAAGTACGCCAGCGCCAAGATCGTCGGCCTGTGGCGTGGCGGGGTGGGCACCACCTGGGAGGCACGCGTCAAACTCAACTGCCTGACCGACGGCGCCTGGCCGGCGTTCTGGCTGCTCAACGACGACCCGGTGCGCGGCGCCGAGATCGACATCTTCGAGTGGTACGGCAACCGGGACTGGCCGTCGGGCGCAACGGTGCACGCCAAACTCGACGGTACGATGTTCCAGACCCAGAACTACCCGGTGGACAGTGCCTGGCACACCTGGCGGATGACCTGGCTGCCGTCGGGCATGTACTTCTGGCAGGACTACGAGCCGGGCAAGGAGCCCTTCTTCACCGTGCTGGCGAACTCGTTGCCGGAGTGGCCGTTCAACGATCCCGGTTACACCATGGTGCCGGTCTTCAACATCGCCGTCGGAGGGTCCGGCGGCCGTGAGCCGGCCGGAGGCAGCTATCCGGCGGACATGATCATCGACTGGATCCGGGTGTTCTAG
- a CDS encoding ATP-binding protein translates to MSSRDGDVVLHGRAAEIATLRDVMSTARAGSSRVLVLHGEAGVGKTALLGQLLGDAAGMRCVQVAGVESDMELAYAGLHQLCAPLLDRLDDLPSPQRDVLNVAFGRGAGPAPGRFLVGLAVLNLLAAAGADQPLLCVIDDAQWLDRVSLQTLGFVARRLMAEPVAMVFALRDDIHEALVGVPALAVPGLADADARTLLEHMFPGAIDANVRDRLVAESRGNPLALLEVPRTYAVGELAGGFVSPGAGSAPSRIEENYVHRIRALPAQTRRLLLIAAAEPIGDSALFLRAAALMGIAVDALAPAEAARVIQFGPRMRFFHPLMRSAAYRAADPRDRRAVHRALAEATDPGADPDRRAWHAANGVTGTDDAVAAELEKSAARAQQRGGIAATATFLERAVVLTADPGLRGRRALAAAQAKRDAADSAAAHDLLAIAERAPLSALEWARAVHLRAQLEFARSRAGDAGGPPVGQTAAALLTAAQLLQDVDAPAARESYLEAFAALMYAGRLAPSGALLEAADAVQAAFARAPEGSRAVDAFCQGMTQRIVGGISAAAAPLRVALTAMCELARSRPAEVVHWLVPAFPVLQESAGHELWDENLVDALSEAVVRQARDAGALAGLPQALVYRAGVHLLFGEFGLADTLLTEAESITAATDHRGPVRYHRLIIAAWRGDAVEAARLIEAAAADGEARGEGRLMGLTGYAAALLYNGIGRYREALAAARTTCEYEDLGFYSWCLHELVEAAARVGETDTAHRALGDIEERAGASGTPWGLGALAGARALLADGDEADRLFREALDHLSRSRVVVHRARVHLTYGEWLRREHRRGEARRELNEAHGMFTRMGAQGFAERSRRELIAVGEKVRRQPLTSGDELTAQEAQIAGLAADGLTNQEIGAQLFLSVHTVEWHLRKVFVKLGITSRRQLRAAPRVTATW, encoded by the coding sequence ATGTCGAGCCGGGACGGCGACGTCGTGTTGCACGGCCGCGCGGCCGAGATCGCGACGCTGCGTGACGTGATGTCGACAGCGCGCGCAGGCAGTTCGCGTGTGCTGGTGTTACACGGCGAAGCGGGGGTGGGCAAGACGGCCCTGCTCGGCCAGCTGCTCGGCGACGCCGCCGGGATGCGTTGCGTGCAGGTAGCCGGAGTCGAATCAGACATGGAACTGGCCTACGCCGGACTGCACCAACTGTGTGCCCCACTGCTGGATCGGCTCGATGACCTGCCGTCCCCCCAGCGCGACGTCTTGAACGTCGCGTTCGGGCGTGGCGCCGGGCCCGCTCCGGGCCGTTTCCTCGTCGGGCTGGCGGTGCTGAATCTCCTCGCGGCCGCCGGCGCCGACCAACCGCTGCTGTGTGTGATCGACGATGCCCAGTGGCTGGACCGGGTGTCGTTGCAGACGCTGGGATTCGTCGCGCGCCGGTTGATGGCCGAACCGGTGGCGATGGTGTTCGCCCTCCGCGACGACATCCACGAGGCACTCGTCGGCGTTCCTGCGCTGGCGGTGCCCGGCCTCGCCGACGCCGATGCGCGAACCCTGCTCGAGCACATGTTCCCCGGTGCGATCGACGCCAACGTCCGGGATCGGCTGGTGGCCGAGTCACGGGGCAACCCGCTGGCCCTGCTCGAGGTCCCCCGAACCTACGCCGTGGGCGAACTGGCGGGCGGATTCGTCAGCCCCGGTGCCGGCAGTGCGCCGAGCCGGATCGAGGAGAACTACGTCCACCGGATTCGGGCCCTGCCCGCGCAGACCCGCCGACTGCTGCTGATCGCCGCGGCCGAGCCCATCGGTGATTCCGCGTTGTTTCTGCGGGCCGCGGCGCTGATGGGCATCGCGGTCGACGCGTTGGCGCCCGCAGAAGCCGCGCGAGTGATCCAATTCGGGCCTCGAATGCGGTTCTTCCATCCCCTGATGCGCTCGGCGGCCTACCGTGCCGCGGACCCTCGCGACCGTCGTGCGGTCCACCGCGCACTCGCCGAGGCAACCGACCCGGGCGCCGATCCCGATCGCCGTGCCTGGCATGCCGCCAATGGTGTGACGGGCACCGACGACGCGGTCGCGGCCGAACTGGAGAAGTCGGCGGCCAGGGCGCAACAACGTGGCGGAATAGCGGCAACCGCGACGTTCTTGGAGCGTGCGGTGGTGCTCACCGCCGATCCGGGGCTGCGTGGTCGCCGGGCGCTGGCCGCGGCGCAGGCCAAACGCGACGCCGCCGACAGCGCCGCGGCCCACGACCTGCTCGCCATCGCGGAACGGGCACCGCTGTCCGCACTCGAATGGGCCCGCGCGGTACACCTGCGCGCGCAGCTGGAGTTCGCGCGGAGCCGGGCCGGTGACGCCGGTGGCCCACCCGTCGGCCAGACCGCCGCGGCCCTGCTCACCGCCGCTCAGCTGCTTCAGGATGTCGACGCACCGGCCGCCAGGGAGAGCTATCTGGAAGCGTTCGCCGCGCTGATGTACGCCGGGCGTCTCGCGCCGTCCGGTGCGCTGCTCGAGGCGGCCGACGCGGTTCAGGCTGCGTTCGCCCGTGCGCCGGAAGGGTCGCGGGCCGTGGATGCGTTCTGTCAGGGGATGACCCAGCGCATCGTCGGCGGAATCAGCGCCGCCGCAGCGCCTTTGCGTGTCGCACTCACTGCGATGTGCGAACTGGCCCGGTCGCGGCCGGCCGAGGTCGTGCACTGGTTGGTGCCGGCCTTTCCCGTGCTTCAGGAGTCCGCCGGCCACGAGCTGTGGGACGAGAATCTGGTCGACGCCTTGTCGGAGGCGGTGGTCAGACAGGCACGCGACGCGGGAGCGCTCGCCGGTCTGCCCCAGGCCCTGGTGTATCGGGCTGGTGTCCACCTGCTGTTCGGCGAGTTCGGTCTGGCTGACACATTGCTCACCGAGGCGGAGTCGATCACCGCGGCCACAGACCACCGGGGGCCGGTCCGGTATCACCGGCTGATCATCGCCGCCTGGCGGGGCGACGCGGTCGAGGCGGCCCGATTGATCGAGGCGGCCGCGGCCGATGGCGAGGCCCGCGGGGAGGGGCGTCTGATGGGGCTGACCGGTTACGCGGCCGCGCTGCTGTACAACGGGATCGGCCGATACCGTGAGGCTCTCGCCGCCGCGCGGACGACCTGCGAGTACGAGGATCTGGGTTTCTACAGCTGGTGTCTGCACGAACTGGTGGAAGCCGCCGCGCGTGTCGGTGAGACGGACACCGCGCACCGGGCGCTCGGTGACATCGAAGAGCGTGCCGGAGCCAGCGGCACGCCGTGGGGACTCGGGGCGTTGGCCGGCGCACGGGCCCTCCTCGCCGATGGCGACGAAGCCGACCGGTTGTTTCGAGAGGCGCTCGACCACTTGAGTCGGTCTCGGGTGGTGGTACACCGAGCCCGGGTGCATCTCACCTACGGCGAATGGCTCCGGCGAGAGCACCGACGGGGCGAAGCCCGTCGCGAGCTGAACGAAGCGCACGGGATGTTCACCAGGATGGGGGCACAGGGCTTCGCAGAGCGGTCCCGCCGGGAACTGATCGCTGTCGGTGAGAAGGTGCGCAGACAGCCGTTGACCTCGGGGGACGAGCTGACGGCGCAGGAGGCGCAGATCGCCGGGCTGGCCGCTGACGGCCTGACCAACCAGGAGATCGGAGCCCAGTTGTTCCTCAGCGTGCACACCGTCGAGTGGCACCTGCGCAAAGTGTTCGTCAAGCTGGGCATCACCTCACGCAGACAGCTTCGGGCCGCGCCCCGGGTGACCGCGACGTGGTGA
- a CDS encoding restriction endonuclease, whose product MSRLKRYLVLAVLAGVAAYLAGLDLIASSLAALTVPAAVAAAPHFLRGVFHGVTTPAPGEDPTAAMSGREFEDHIARIARSCGVPVIMTSVTGDWGVDLIIGNRPNRLAVQCKRQSRPVGAAAVQEVVAGAPMQDCTRTMVVTNHDFTPAARKLAERHGCELVSGRDLPRLRSIIRRLTV is encoded by the coding sequence GTGTCGCGTCTCAAACGGTACCTGGTGCTCGCGGTCCTCGCGGGCGTCGCCGCCTATCTGGCCGGACTCGACCTCATCGCGAGTTCTCTTGCAGCGCTCACAGTCCCGGCCGCAGTCGCGGCGGCGCCGCATTTTCTCCGCGGGGTGTTCCACGGTGTCACCACGCCGGCCCCGGGCGAGGACCCGACCGCGGCGATGTCCGGCCGGGAGTTCGAGGACCACATCGCCCGGATCGCCCGCTCCTGCGGTGTGCCGGTCATCATGACGTCGGTCACCGGCGACTGGGGTGTCGACCTCATCATCGGCAACCGGCCCAATCGACTTGCCGTGCAATGCAAACGTCAATCCCGGCCGGTCGGTGCGGCAGCAGTCCAGGAGGTCGTCGCCGGCGCGCCGATGCAGGACTGCACCCGCACCATGGTGGTGACCAACCACGACTTCACACCCGCCGCACGCAAACTCGCCGAGCGGCACGGCTGCGAGCTGGTCAGCGGCCGGGACCTGCCCCGCCTGCGGTCGATCATCCGCCGGCTGACGGTCTGA
- a CDS encoding MBL fold metallo-hydrolase, with protein MSTTAVRPVAHPEHDELVPSRYALRVGDIEVLVISDGVLPLPAATLATNADRAELAAWLHDMFLPADLFDWPLNVAVVRSGDRTILIDSGLGLEFPEFPRAGRLAHRMQAAGIEPAAVTDVVLTHLHMDHVGGLLTDGLMGRLRPDLRVHLAAAEAEFWAAPDFSRTAMPHPVPDVLRAVASRFLDVYRDRLRPFDTQYEVAPGVSVHRTGGHTPGHSIVRLESGKDRLTFAGDAVFQVGFDNPQWHNGFEHDPEEAARVRVRLLQEIAASGETLVATHLPFPSLCRVAPRGEAFRFVPTVWDH; from the coding sequence ATGAGCACGACCGCCGTCCGACCCGTCGCACACCCGGAGCACGATGAGCTGGTCCCATCCCGATACGCGCTGCGCGTCGGCGACATCGAGGTGCTGGTGATCAGCGACGGGGTGTTGCCGTTGCCGGCCGCGACCCTGGCCACCAACGCGGACCGGGCCGAATTGGCGGCCTGGCTGCATGACATGTTTCTGCCGGCGGACCTGTTCGACTGGCCGTTGAACGTAGCCGTGGTGCGCAGCGGTGACCGGACCATACTCATCGATTCCGGCCTGGGACTGGAGTTTCCCGAGTTTCCACGGGCTGGCCGGTTGGCCCACCGAATGCAGGCAGCCGGCATCGAGCCCGCAGCCGTGACCGACGTGGTGCTGACCCACCTGCACATGGACCACGTCGGCGGGTTGCTCACCGACGGGCTCATGGGCCGACTACGGCCGGACCTGCGGGTGCATCTGGCCGCTGCGGAGGCCGAGTTCTGGGCCGCACCCGACTTCTCCCGCACCGCGATGCCGCACCCGGTGCCCGATGTGCTCCGGGCGGTTGCGTCACGATTCCTCGACGTGTACCGCGATCGGTTACGGCCGTTCGACACGCAGTACGAGGTGGCGCCCGGTGTGTCGGTACATCGCACCGGTGGACACACACCGGGGCACAGCATTGTGCGGTTGGAGTCCGGCAAAGACCGACTCACCTTCGCCGGTGATGCGGTGTTCCAGGTCGGGTTCGACAACCCGCAGTGGCACAACGGATTCGAACATGATCCCGAGGAAGCGGCGCGTGTCCGGGTTCGGCTGCTGCAGGAGATCGCGGCATCCGGCGAGACCCTGGTGGCCACCCACCTGCCGTTTCCGTCACTGTGCCGGGTGGCGCCGCGGGGCGAGGCGTTCAGGTTCGTGCCCACCGTGTGGGATCACTGA
- a CDS encoding SCO6745 family protein, with protein sequence MSDTDMTKAVADAGAAMEQAVALFMLHPETFSASQAAGYQNPLAGYVAGRGGVLGQASGATVASVFVVFEPTGLAALWDEGVAVHGAEGAAQRYWAQTADFGRKYLSGADGLDRLAGLGEKVIAAAPPAGVPLFAGWRTMPLADDAPARALQVMFVLRELRAGLHFNALTLSDISPIEAHMLNKGRQYAQMFGWPEPYPEGTDKKDRYAEVEQATNRRMAQIYASALTVAEAQELAQLSADALAAVKANAPS encoded by the coding sequence ATGAGCGACACCGACATGACGAAAGCCGTTGCGGACGCGGGAGCGGCGATGGAGCAGGCCGTTGCGTTGTTCATGTTGCACCCGGAGACGTTCAGTGCGAGCCAGGCCGCCGGTTACCAGAATCCGTTGGCCGGGTACGTCGCCGGGCGTGGCGGGGTGCTGGGCCAGGCCAGCGGGGCGACGGTGGCGTCGGTGTTCGTGGTGTTCGAGCCCACCGGCCTGGCGGCACTGTGGGACGAGGGGGTCGCCGTGCACGGCGCCGAGGGTGCGGCCCAGCGGTATTGGGCGCAGACCGCCGACTTCGGCCGCAAGTACCTGTCGGGTGCCGATGGCCTGGACCGTCTCGCCGGGTTGGGGGAGAAGGTGATCGCCGCGGCGCCGCCCGCGGGGGTCCCGCTGTTCGCCGGCTGGCGGACCATGCCGTTGGCCGACGATGCTCCGGCCCGCGCGTTGCAGGTCATGTTCGTGCTGCGGGAGCTGCGCGCGGGTCTGCACTTCAATGCGCTCACCCTGTCCGACATCAGCCCGATCGAGGCGCACATGCTCAACAAGGGTCGCCAGTACGCACAGATGTTCGGCTGGCCGGAACCGTACCCCGAGGGCACGGACAAGAAGGACCGTTACGCCGAGGTCGAGCAGGCAACCAATCGGCGGATGGCCCAGATCTACGCGTCCGCGTTGACGGTGGCTGAGGCTCAGGAGTTGGCCCAGCTCAGCGCCGATGCGCTGGCGGCGGTGAAGGCCAACGCGCCGAGCTGA
- a CDS encoding sigma 54 modulation/S30EA ribosomal C-terminal domain-containing protein has translation MTSLSVSAEPGTDPAYPEVRVFSDLDPEADTADMVRTVERLVREALRHRGIGGGARVRLSTPTAPDDPILIQINLLVRDKPVRMQTLNDSPHRWDAVLRRLDRQIVRAWGPWRPRPWPDSTRTLLTAPGHATIVRRKEVAAARTTPWCASEILDAMDYNMHLFTDVETGEEAVVYRAGPTGLRLVRQRHVHPPREPGPDALVVNSRPAPTLTEDTALARLCDHRLHFVFFTDADSGRGKLLYPRYDGGIGLITPTGGVDAVTG, from the coding sequence ATGACCAGCTTGTCGGTATCCGCCGAGCCGGGAACGGACCCGGCGTACCCCGAGGTGCGGGTGTTCTCTGATCTCGACCCGGAAGCCGACACCGCGGACATGGTCCGGACCGTCGAGCGTCTCGTGCGGGAGGCGTTGCGGCACCGCGGTATCGGCGGCGGCGCACGGGTCCGGCTGAGCACGCCGACCGCGCCGGACGACCCCATCCTGATCCAGATCAACCTGCTGGTGCGCGACAAGCCGGTGCGGATGCAGACTCTCAACGACAGCCCTCACCGCTGGGATGCGGTGCTGAGGCGGCTGGATCGCCAGATCGTCCGGGCGTGGGGGCCGTGGCGGCCGCGGCCCTGGCCCGATTCGACGCGCACCCTGCTCACCGCCCCCGGGCACGCGACCATCGTCCGTCGCAAGGAGGTGGCGGCGGCGCGCACCACCCCGTGGTGCGCCTCGGAGATCCTCGACGCGATGGACTACAACATGCACCTGTTCACCGACGTCGAAACGGGAGAGGAGGCGGTGGTGTACCGGGCCGGGCCGACGGGTCTGCGGTTGGTCCGGCAACGCCATGTCCACCCCCCGCGGGAACCGGGTCCCGATGCGCTGGTGGTGAATTCCCGTCCGGCGCCGACACTGACCGAGGACACCGCACTGGCGCGGCTGTGCGACCACCGCCTGCACTTCGTGTTCTTCACCGATGCGGACAGCGGCCGCGGCAAGCTGTTGTATCCCCGCTACGACGGCGGCATCGGCCTGATCACGCCGACCGGCGGCGTCGATGCGGTGACCGGATGA